One window of Steroidobacteraceae bacterium genomic DNA carries:
- a CDS encoding type II secretion system F family protein, with the protein MRFIAKTVKTDSSLTEQLIEAIDETDARRQLTADGSAIISMREERDYSIGAAFTARGTRVPLISFSQELIALLDAGLSLVEAIDTLAEKETNPAIERSLAAIRARLFEGRPLSLALEEQPRNFPPLYVATIRASERTGDIREALTRFIAYQQQIDVLKKKIISASIYPLVLCTAGLLVIVFLIGYVVPRFSAIYEDMGGNLPLASRLLMQWGRLVDGHAALIGLVAAAAIAAIGYLVTRSSVRAAVVNRIARIPSVGQHLQVYQLARLYRTVGMLLRGGMPAVTAITMSEGLLSAALRPALQSALQAVREGRSLAQAMQDHGLTTPVAVRMLRVGERTGNMGEMMERIAAFYDDQLARLVDILTRLIEPILMAFIGLIIGLVVMLMYFPIFELAGAIQ; encoded by the coding sequence ATGCGCTTCATAGCCAAAACCGTAAAGACCGACTCGAGCCTGACCGAGCAGTTGATCGAGGCAATCGACGAGACCGATGCGCGTCGGCAGCTGACGGCCGATGGCAGCGCCATCATCAGCATGCGCGAGGAGCGCGACTACTCGATAGGCGCTGCGTTTACAGCGCGTGGCACCCGCGTTCCGCTGATCAGCTTCAGCCAGGAACTCATTGCGCTGCTGGATGCCGGTCTGTCGCTGGTCGAAGCCATCGACACGCTGGCGGAGAAGGAGACGAATCCGGCGATCGAGCGGTCCCTGGCGGCCATTCGTGCACGATTGTTCGAGGGTCGGCCGCTGTCGCTCGCCCTCGAGGAGCAGCCGCGGAATTTCCCGCCACTGTATGTGGCGACCATACGGGCCAGCGAACGCACCGGTGATATTCGCGAGGCGCTGACCCGCTTTATCGCCTATCAGCAGCAAATCGACGTACTCAAGAAAAAAATCATCAGCGCTTCGATCTATCCCCTGGTGCTTTGCACGGCGGGCCTGCTGGTCATCGTTTTCCTCATCGGCTACGTGGTGCCGCGGTTCAGCGCAATTTACGAGGACATGGGCGGCAACCTGCCCTTGGCCTCGCGACTGCTGATGCAATGGGGCCGGCTGGTCGATGGTCATGCCGCCCTCATCGGGCTCGTTGCCGCCGCTGCGATAGCGGCGATCGGCTATCTCGTCACCCGCAGCTCGGTGCGTGCCGCGGTAGTCAATCGCATCGCACGCATTCCGAGCGTTGGACAGCACCTGCAGGTGTATCAGCTGGCGCGCCTCTACCGCACGGTCGGCATGCTGCTGCGCGGTGGCATGCCCGCGGTGACCGCCATCACCATGTCGGAGGGTCTGCTGAGCGCCGCGCTTCGCCCGGCCCTGCAGTCTGCGCTGCAGGCGGTGCGCGAAGGACGCTCGTTGGCGCAGGCGATGCAGGATCACGGCCTCACGACACCGGTCGCGGTGCGGATGCTGAGAGTGGGTGAGCGCACCGGCAACATGGGCGAGATGATGGAGCGCATCGCTGCCTTCTATGACGACCAGCTCGCGCGCCTCGTCGACATCCTCACCCGCCTGATCGAACCGATACTGATGGCGTTCATCGGCCTCATCATCGGCCTGGTCGTGATGCTGATGTATTTCCCGATATTCGAACTCGCGGGGGCGATCCAGTGA
- a CDS encoding histidine kinase translates to MSEAYEESLAAFAPESLSIAEPARTIGNGVRITRRMLRNGPASDGNRTGRTRKQLNDAIARAKLEWESTADSLADVVCLLDPGMTIVRANRTVERWSLATVMDAAGRSPHALLHGDCSDDACSLRKQMRAAWQRLAEVTETEFAHNVAVRGDERRLRFRLRLLARDAATREVRDPGAVLVISDTTELHQARDALQSLNAELEDRVRERTAKLRSTNRVLRNEVLRRENAERKLRESHSELVLLSERLIDAQESERRRIALELHDSVGQTLSALKYSLERAVQLLAAGQADDAGKALDLAVRGVRAVAESSRNIAMNLRPTVLDDLGAASAVSWFCREFGEIYTRLDVHCDVAVDDRQIPDRLDTEIFRCVQELLNNVAKHARARRVNVALRMDDLTLNLDVRDDGIGFDRAAVTSQGHGLRNVRERAELSGGAFTIDSPPRGGTVARIEWRLLPDEVEGHDHA, encoded by the coding sequence ATGAGCGAAGCATACGAAGAATCGCTGGCGGCATTCGCGCCGGAGTCCCTGTCGATCGCCGAGCCCGCGCGAACCATCGGCAACGGCGTGCGTATCACGCGGCGCATGTTGCGCAACGGCCCTGCAAGCGACGGCAACCGGACCGGCAGGACGCGCAAGCAGCTGAACGACGCCATTGCCCGCGCCAAGCTCGAGTGGGAATCGACAGCTGACTCGCTCGCGGATGTGGTGTGCCTGCTCGATCCGGGCATGACCATCGTACGTGCCAACCGCACCGTCGAGCGCTGGAGTCTCGCCACGGTCATGGACGCAGCCGGCCGCTCACCGCATGCATTGCTGCACGGCGATTGCAGTGACGATGCCTGTTCATTGCGCAAGCAGATGCGGGCCGCCTGGCAACGGCTGGCCGAAGTTACCGAAACGGAGTTCGCGCACAATGTTGCGGTTCGGGGCGACGAGCGTCGCCTGCGCTTTCGGCTGCGCCTGCTCGCGAGGGACGCTGCCACGCGCGAGGTCCGCGACCCAGGTGCGGTGCTGGTCATTTCCGATACAACCGAGCTCCACCAGGCGCGCGATGCATTGCAGTCGCTCAATGCTGAGCTCGAGGACCGTGTCAGGGAGCGCACGGCCAAACTGAGGAGCACCAACCGTGTGCTGCGTAACGAAGTGCTGCGGCGCGAAAACGCAGAACGCAAATTGCGCGAATCGCATTCGGAGCTCGTGCTGCTGTCCGAACGCCTGATCGATGCGCAGGAATCTGAGCGGCGACGCATCGCACTCGAGCTGCACGATTCGGTTGGACAGACCTTGAGCGCGCTCAAATATTCTCTGGAGCGCGCCGTGCAGCTGCTCGCAGCGGGTCAAGCCGACGACGCCGGTAAGGCGCTCGATCTTGCCGTGCGCGGCGTGCGCGCGGTTGCGGAGAGCAGCCGCAACATCGCCATGAACCTGCGACCCACGGTGCTCGACGATCTCGGAGCTGCGTCGGCCGTATCGTGGTTCTGTCGCGAATTCGGCGAAATCTATACCCGGCTCGATGTGCACTGCGACGTTGCGGTCGATGACAGGCAGATTCCGGATCGACTGGATACGGAAATCTTCCGCTGCGTACAGGAGCTGCTCAACAATGTCGCCAAGCATGCACGTGCGCGTCGCGTCAATGTCGCGCTGCGCATGGATGATCTCACCCTGAACCTCGACGTGCGCGACGACGGCATTGGTTTCGACCGCGCCGCCGTGACCAGCCAGGGGCATGGCCTGCGCAATGTCCGCGAGCGTGCGGAGTTGAGCGGCGGCGCCTTCACGATCGACTCGCCACCGAGGGGCGGTACCGTGGCAAGAATCGAATGGCGTCTCCTGCCTGACGAAGTGGAGGGCCACGATCATGCATGA
- a CDS encoding GspE/PulE family protein — MAQQRGLDELIVGAAIAEARRSGEPVLDVLQRSSGLDSHDLGTALAAMFQYEFIGGDKLGELTPNFTQLSPAESARRLCVVVDGNTMLRAVFCNPFDDKLRPWLEARIDAPLEWVLAGRGELSAYIGRHGRSVRAVDSAAKDISGALQRDKQIKLDDLSLVSISQDASPIVKLVHSTLYDALRSGASDIHIETTAAGLVIRYRLDGVLMSATEVSGADVAEQVISRIKVMSELDIAERRIPQDGRFKIAIDSRPIDFRVSIIPSIFGEDAVVRILDKQAITNRMQGLRLDGLGFEPRIVHELRVLAARPHGMLLVTGPTGSGKTTTLYAAISETNNGQDKIVTIEDPVEYQLAGVLQIPVNEKKGLTFARGLRSILRHDPDKIMVGEIRDTETAQIAIQSALTGHLVFTTVHANNVFDVLSRFVHMNVDAHSFVAALNGILAQRLIRVICEQCSEAVPPARHLIDQSGISGVAAASFAFRRGRGCRHCRGSGYRGRVAIGELLVLNDELREAIVSRVPVRQLKEMAVRAGVRLIRRSAVELVRRGITTLEEANRVTSMA; from the coding sequence GTGGCGCAACAACGCGGCCTCGACGAGCTCATCGTCGGCGCAGCCATCGCCGAGGCGCGCCGCAGCGGCGAGCCCGTGCTGGACGTCCTGCAGCGCAGCTCCGGGCTCGATTCGCATGATCTCGGCACGGCCCTTGCCGCGATGTTCCAATACGAATTCATCGGAGGCGACAAGCTCGGCGAGCTGACGCCGAATTTCACGCAGCTGTCTCCCGCCGAATCGGCGCGACGCCTTTGCGTCGTGGTCGACGGCAACACGATGCTCCGCGCGGTGTTCTGCAATCCCTTCGATGACAAGCTGCGTCCCTGGCTCGAAGCCCGGATCGATGCGCCGCTCGAGTGGGTGCTCGCCGGACGCGGCGAGCTGTCTGCCTATATCGGTCGCCACGGGCGCTCGGTGCGCGCGGTCGACTCGGCGGCGAAGGACATCTCGGGAGCGCTGCAACGCGATAAGCAGATCAAGCTCGATGACCTGTCACTGGTTTCGATCAGCCAGGACGCGAGCCCGATCGTCAAGCTGGTTCACTCTACGTTGTACGACGCGCTTCGCAGCGGCGCGAGCGACATCCATATCGAAACGACCGCAGCCGGCCTGGTCATACGCTACCGGTTAGACGGCGTGCTCATGTCCGCGACCGAGGTATCGGGCGCCGATGTTGCCGAGCAGGTCATTTCCAGGATCAAGGTGATGTCGGAACTCGACATCGCGGAACGCCGCATCCCGCAGGATGGCCGCTTCAAGATCGCCATCGACAGCCGACCGATCGATTTTCGCGTATCGATCATACCCAGCATCTTCGGCGAGGACGCGGTGGTGCGTATCCTCGACAAGCAGGCGATTACCAATCGCATGCAGGGCCTTAGGCTCGACGGGCTGGGTTTCGAGCCCCGGATCGTTCACGAGCTGCGTGTACTCGCCGCGCGCCCGCACGGCATGCTGCTGGTCACGGGACCAACGGGCAGCGGCAAGACGACGACGCTCTATGCGGCCATTTCCGAGACCAACAACGGCCAGGACAAGATCGTCACCATCGAAGATCCGGTCGAGTATCAATTGGCGGGCGTGCTGCAGATTCCCGTCAACGAAAAGAAGGGCCTCACCTTCGCCCGCGGCCTGCGCTCGATACTGCGTCATGACCCGGACAAGATCATGGTCGGTGAGATTCGCGACACCGAGACGGCGCAGATCGCGATCCAATCGGCGTTGACCGGTCACCTCGTGTTCACCACGGTGCACGCAAACAATGTCTTCGACGTACTGAGCCGGTTCGTGCATATGAACGTCGATGCCCATAGTTTCGTCGCCGCGCTGAATGGCATTCTTGCGCAACGGCTGATCCGGGTGATCTGCGAACAGTGCTCGGAGGCCGTGCCGCCGGCCCGCCACCTGATTGACCAGTCTGGCATCTCGGGCGTGGCCGCAGCGTCCTTCGCATTTCGCCGCGGCCGCGGCTGCCGTCATTGCCGCGGCAGCGGCTACCGTGGTCGCGTCGCCATCGGCGAGCTGCTGGTGCTGAATGACGAACTGCGCGAAGCCATCGTCTCGCGCGTGCCGGTCCGGCAGCTGAAGGAGATGGCCGTGCGCGCGGGCGTGCGCCTGATCCGCCGCTCCGCCGTCGAGCTGGTGCGGCGCGGAATCACTACACTCGAGGAGGCGAATCGTGTCACCTCTATGGCGTGA
- the pilO gene encoding type 4a pilus biogenesis protein PilO, which translates to MNAIVANIRRLMAVRHGGSALTTRSLASRFNRLAVRLRDPQLILKMDRSALVAFALVVATIGLLLGAVRPLQQRVTELGSQLSALASQPGGAAAGPARATDAAKVLRQLPRRDDLPAMVATIASKADGAGLELIRGDYAIKTRKDDALARYVITLPVVGDYPKVKRFVDDVLVSLPAISLESMKLRRDDVAEANVQVDLQFVVFVRD; encoded by the coding sequence ATGAACGCGATCGTCGCGAATATCCGACGCCTGATGGCTGTACGCCATGGCGGCTCCGCGCTCACCACCCGGTCGCTCGCCAGTCGCTTCAACCGGCTCGCCGTACGGCTGCGCGATCCGCAACTCATCCTGAAAATGGACCGATCGGCGTTGGTTGCATTCGCATTGGTCGTGGCGACCATCGGATTGCTGCTGGGCGCCGTCAGACCCCTCCAGCAACGTGTCACCGAACTCGGCAGCCAGCTGTCAGCGCTTGCCAGCCAGCCAGGTGGCGCCGCTGCGGGTCCGGCACGGGCAACGGATGCGGCCAAGGTGCTGCGCCAGTTGCCGAGGCGCGATGACCTGCCGGCAATGGTCGCGACCATCGCGAGCAAAGCCGACGGTGCGGGACTCGAACTCATTCGTGGCGACTACGCCATCAAGACCCGCAAGGACGATGCCCTCGCGCGCTATGTGATCACGCTGCCGGTGGTTGGGGACTATCCAAAGGTCAAGCGATTCGTGGACGACGTGCTGGTATCGCTGCCCGCCATCTCGCTCGAGAGCATGAAGCTGCGTCGCGATGACGTTGCCGAGGCGAACGTGCAGGTGGACCTGCAATTCGTGGTTTTCGTAAGGGACTAG
- the gspG gene encoding type II secretion system major pseudopilin GspG, whose product MHDVRSTHGVTAAGFTLLELLVVMVIVGLLAAFVAPRYFSQVGKSQVKAARAQINALESALDQFRLDVGRYPTTEEGLAALNAAPATAPGWAGPYLKKAVPKDPWGREFIYQEPGTRTEIDLYSYGKDGRAGGTGESADIGNWE is encoded by the coding sequence ATGCATGACGTTCGATCCACACATGGCGTCACGGCGGCCGGCTTTACGCTGCTCGAGTTGCTGGTGGTGATGGTAATCGTGGGCCTGCTGGCCGCGTTCGTTGCGCCGCGTTACTTCTCGCAGGTCGGCAAATCGCAGGTCAAGGCGGCGCGCGCGCAGATCAATGCGCTCGAATCCGCCCTCGATCAGTTCAGGCTCGACGTCGGGCGCTATCCGACCACCGAAGAAGGTCTCGCGGCACTCAATGCGGCACCCGCAACCGCGCCAGGCTGGGCGGGGCCCTATCTGAAAAAGGCGGTTCCGAAGGATCCCTGGGGCCGCGAGTTCATTTACCAGGAACCGGGCACTCGCACGGAGATAGACCTCTACTCCTACGGCAAGGACGGCCGGGCGGGCGGCACCGGCGAGAGTGCCGACATCGGCAACTGGGAATAG